Proteins encoded within one genomic window of Amycolatopsis nigrescens CSC17Ta-90:
- a CDS encoding amidase: protein MEPHEYTRYDAIGLRELIVAGEVTAAEVEAAARQALAVADKAVNGLAMPVFSPALEHAGDGPLTGVPFLIKDSGPIAQGVPFFIGSRSLGDGVIASHDHDLMKRFRAAGLVTLGLTTTPEMGLSFSTEAVKHGPTRNPWNPERGVGGSSGGAAALVAAGAVPVAHGNDSAGSIRIPASCCGLVGLKPSRGRTPCGPDTGDAAFGAAYEFGLTRTVRDSAHLLDAVAGPGVGDKYTAPPPHRRFADELGADPGRLRVAVTTRAWSGVAVDPEVAAAAVMAGRVLEGMGHTVAEQSPAVDWDAVLRAAMAEATAIAAPFLTAPRPPDPAGLEAVSRQILKEVTELSALELMAMLDAHNRVSRSVGAFFTTHDLLVTPTLGQLPAPHGTLRYDDPGHTTRSWLESLFAYGPFTVVFNISGQPAISLPLGQSQSGLPIGVQLVAPYGREDLLFRIAAQLEQAMPWAQRQPMTDGVSVRDAGLRRAGR, encoded by the coding sequence GTGGAACCGCACGAGTACACCCGGTACGACGCGATCGGACTCCGCGAGCTGATCGTCGCCGGAGAGGTCACCGCCGCCGAGGTCGAAGCCGCCGCACGGCAGGCCCTCGCGGTGGCGGACAAGGCGGTGAACGGCCTGGCGATGCCGGTGTTCTCACCGGCGCTCGAGCACGCCGGCGACGGGCCGTTGACCGGGGTGCCGTTCTTGATCAAGGACAGCGGACCGATCGCGCAGGGAGTGCCGTTCTTCATCGGCAGCCGAAGCCTCGGCGACGGTGTGATCGCATCGCACGACCACGACCTGATGAAGCGGTTCCGCGCCGCCGGTCTGGTCACCCTGGGCCTGACCACCACACCGGAGATGGGGCTCAGCTTCTCCACCGAAGCGGTCAAGCACGGGCCGACCCGCAATCCGTGGAATCCGGAACGGGGCGTGGGCGGTTCCAGCGGCGGCGCCGCGGCCCTGGTCGCGGCCGGCGCGGTGCCCGTCGCACACGGCAACGACTCGGCCGGCTCAATCCGGATCCCCGCGTCCTGTTGCGGGCTGGTCGGTCTCAAGCCGAGCCGGGGACGAACCCCCTGCGGACCCGACACCGGCGACGCCGCGTTCGGCGCGGCCTACGAGTTCGGACTGACCCGTACCGTCCGCGACAGCGCCCACCTGCTCGACGCGGTGGCCGGACCCGGCGTCGGCGACAAATACACCGCGCCGCCGCCACACCGCCGCTTCGCCGACGAACTGGGGGCCGACCCCGGCCGGCTGCGGGTGGCCGTGACCACCCGGGCCTGGTCGGGAGTGGCGGTGGATCCGGAGGTGGCCGCCGCGGCGGTCATGGCCGGCCGCGTCCTGGAGGGGATGGGCCACACCGTGGCCGAACAGAGCCCGGCCGTCGACTGGGACGCCGTGCTGCGGGCCGCCATGGCCGAGGCGACCGCCATCGCCGCCCCGTTCCTGACCGCGCCACGGCCTCCGGATCCGGCCGGGCTCGAAGCCGTCTCCCGGCAGATCCTCAAGGAGGTGACCGAACTCAGCGCGCTCGAGCTGATGGCGATGCTCGACGCGCACAACCGGGTGAGCCGGTCGGTGGGCGCGTTCTTCACCACCCACGACCTGCTGGTCACCCCGACGCTGGGGCAACTCCCCGCGCCGCACGGCACCCTGCGCTACGACGACCCCGGCCACACCACGCGAAGCTGGCTGGAGTCGCTGTTCGCCTACGGCCCGTTCACCGTGGTGTTCAACATTTCCGGACAGCCCGCGATCAGCCTGCCGCTGGGCCAGAGCCAGAGCGGGCTGCCGATCGGGGTGCAACTCGTCGCCCCCTACGGCCGCGAGGACCTGCTGTTCCGGATCGCCGCGCAACTCGAACAGGCCATGCCGTGGGCACAGCGGCAGCCGATGACCGACGGGGTCAGCGTTCGTGACGCTGGCCTTCGGCGAGCTGGCCGGTGA
- a CDS encoding MarR family winged helix-turn-helix transcriptional regulator yields the protein MADKDPTTAAEQVLAALPDWGNVTSQLNAEVAKRMEVTLSDLDCLHALNHHGPATAAALAKHVGLTSGSVSRMIDRLDAAGCIERVRDPGDRRRVLIEPTAEGIQRVRAYYTGLAACTLTDLADFTDVELATVLRFIHHVRDNTATELARLRTTPSESK from the coding sequence ATGGCCGACAAGGACCCGACCACGGCGGCCGAGCAGGTACTGGCGGCACTGCCGGACTGGGGGAACGTCACCTCCCAGCTCAACGCCGAGGTCGCCAAGCGGATGGAGGTGACGCTCAGCGATCTGGACTGCCTGCACGCGCTGAACCACCACGGGCCCGCCACCGCGGCCGCATTGGCCAAGCACGTCGGGCTGACGTCGGGCTCGGTGTCGCGCATGATCGATCGGCTCGACGCGGCCGGCTGCATCGAACGAGTCCGCGATCCCGGCGACCGGCGTCGGGTGCTCATCGAGCCCACCGCCGAAGGCATTCAGCGCGTCCGCGCCTATTACACCGGGCTGGCCGCCTGCACCCTTACCGACCTCGCCGACTTCACCGATGTCGAACTCGCCACGGTGCTGCGCTTTATCCACCACGTCCGCGACAACACCGCCACCGAACTCGCCCGGCTGCGAACCACGCCGTCGGAGTCGAAATAG
- a CDS encoding AraC family transcriptional regulator: MFDSPDFDLAPYAESGRPVSVRRTYCSWQDAGWRSLLVQCFDHAPEAEHLPLPGVADLHLVLCVAGDVVMRTHADGKPVRRRWVPGTLDLVVPGRATVRDYRAAAALRTIQVHIPSATVDRAAAQLGDPEPDFEALSAAMSAGDPVVEQLVRALPTIDGANDLYAESAAAFLATHLLTRGRHERPRGAEHAAVRSAVAVMRDRLSEPLTLADIAAEVHLSVYHFIRVFRAATGETPHRFLTRLRIEQAQRLLAGGTLTIAQIAERCGFASPGALSSAFLSQVGVRPSVYRKI; the protein is encoded by the coding sequence GTGTTCGACTCGCCCGACTTCGATCTCGCCCCGTACGCGGAGTCCGGCAGGCCGGTGTCCGTGCGGCGTACCTACTGCAGCTGGCAGGACGCGGGCTGGCGGTCGCTGCTCGTGCAGTGCTTCGACCACGCACCCGAGGCCGAGCACCTTCCGCTGCCCGGAGTGGCCGACCTGCATCTCGTGCTCTGCGTAGCCGGGGACGTTGTCATGCGGACGCACGCCGACGGGAAACCGGTCCGGCGGCGCTGGGTTCCCGGCACTCTGGATCTCGTGGTTCCCGGCCGGGCGACCGTGCGCGACTACCGGGCGGCGGCCGCGCTGCGCACCATCCAGGTGCACATTCCGTCGGCGACCGTCGACAGGGCCGCAGCTCAGCTGGGCGATCCGGAGCCGGACTTCGAAGCGCTCTCGGCCGCGATGAGCGCGGGCGATCCGGTGGTCGAGCAGCTCGTCCGCGCACTGCCCACCATCGACGGCGCGAACGACCTGTACGCGGAGTCCGCCGCGGCGTTCCTCGCGACGCACCTGCTGACCCGGGGCCGGCACGAACGCCCGCGGGGTGCCGAGCACGCGGCGGTCCGCTCGGCCGTGGCCGTCATGCGGGACCGGCTGAGCGAGCCGCTGACGCTGGCCGACATCGCTGCCGAGGTGCATCTGAGCGTGTACCACTTCATCCGCGTCTTCCGGGCGGCGACCGGCGAAACACCCCACCGGTTCCTCACCCGGCTGCGGATCGAGCAGGCGCAGCGGCTGCTCGCCGGCGGCACCCTCACCATCGCGCAGATCGCCGAGCGTTGCGGTTTCGCCAGTCCTGGGGCGCTGTCGTCGGCCTTCCTGAGCCAGGTCGGCGTCCGGCCGTCGGTGTACCGCAAGATCTGA
- a CDS encoding SRPBCC family protein: MRSYAATATSTAPPAIVWRLLVDARTWPVWSAVDSLDTERSSGLDPDGRDPVGAVRAFRTGRTVTGERLTGLDEEKRLTYEDAFNRAIRDYQAVVDLRPTPDGGTVIHWHGTYSARWGMGWLMQGVMQRVMQQMADGLAAHAAQQRKP; encoded by the coding sequence ATGCGGAGCTATGCCGCGACGGCGACCTCGACCGCACCGCCGGCCATCGTCTGGCGCCTGCTCGTCGACGCGCGCACCTGGCCGGTCTGGTCGGCTGTCGACAGTCTGGACACCGAGCGTTCCAGCGGGCTCGACCCGGACGGCCGGGATCCGGTCGGCGCGGTCCGCGCGTTCCGCACCGGGCGGACGGTGACCGGCGAGCGGCTGACCGGACTCGACGAAGAGAAACGCCTGACCTACGAGGACGCCTTCAACCGGGCCATCCGCGACTACCAGGCGGTCGTCGACCTGAGGCCAACGCCCGACGGGGGCACGGTCATTCACTGGCACGGCACCTATTCCGCCCGCTGGGGAATGGGCTGGCTGATGCAGGGCGTCATGCAGCGTGTCATGCAGCAGATGGCGGACGGCCTGGCCGCCCACGCGGCGCAGCAACGGAAACCCTGA
- a CDS encoding oxidoreductase, with product MTTKVCLVTGASSGIGHATALELLRAGHTVYGAARRVHQMDDLRAAGGHPLKMDARDEDELAGAVATVLDEQQRIDVLVNNAGTVLHGAIEDVPLDRARDQLEVNLLAPARLVQLVLPAMRAQSAGTIVNVSSIGGEIALPLGAWYYASKHALEAFSDTLRMEVEPFGIDVVIIQPGIIRTEFEDQTAAQLREISGGGAYREMAEAMARRGETGLSEGSDPAVVVEAIRHAIESDRPDTRYAVGWLADKLLELNRTLPDREFDRLATSSTKQDNGR from the coding sequence GTGACAACGAAGGTGTGCCTGGTGACCGGGGCGTCATCGGGGATCGGCCACGCCACCGCGCTGGAGCTCCTGCGCGCCGGCCACACGGTGTACGGCGCCGCGCGGCGGGTGCACCAGATGGACGACCTCCGCGCCGCGGGCGGCCACCCACTGAAGATGGACGCGCGCGACGAGGACGAGCTGGCCGGCGCGGTCGCCACCGTCCTCGACGAGCAGCAGCGGATCGACGTACTGGTCAACAATGCCGGCACCGTCCTGCACGGCGCCATCGAGGACGTGCCGCTGGACCGTGCGCGGGACCAGCTCGAGGTCAACCTCCTCGCGCCGGCCAGGCTGGTCCAGCTCGTGCTGCCCGCGATGCGCGCGCAGTCCGCCGGCACGATCGTGAACGTCTCGTCCATCGGCGGCGAGATCGCGTTGCCGCTCGGCGCCTGGTACTACGCGTCCAAGCACGCGCTCGAAGCCTTCTCCGACACGCTCCGGATGGAGGTCGAGCCGTTCGGCATCGACGTCGTGATCATCCAGCCCGGCATCATCAGGACCGAGTTCGAAGACCAGACGGCCGCGCAGCTCAGGGAGATCTCCGGCGGCGGGGCCTACCGGGAGATGGCCGAAGCCATGGCGCGGCGCGGCGAAACCGGGCTCAGCGAAGGCTCCGACCCGGCCGTCGTGGTGGAGGCCATCCGACACGCCATCGAGTCCGACCGCCCGGACACCCGGTACGCCGTCGGCTGGCTCGCCGACAAGCTGCTGGAGCTCAACAGGACGCTGCCGGACCGCGAGTTCGACCGGCTGGCGACCAGCTCGACCAAACAGGACAACGGGCGCTGA
- a CDS encoding cytochrome P450 encodes MTSALPTTRPADRPFDPPEGLAELRERCPLSRLSYPDGHLGWLVTSHALVREVLADPRFSIRSELQHLPIPGAPGSDQPAPPGLFSAMDPPRHTRYRRLLTGQFTVRRMRRLTRHIEDLTAEHLDAMEEHGDPVDLVRVLAQPIPAQMICELLGVPHADRARFQGYALDLFRLDASPEQRASAYTAMHEAIGELVAAKRAEPADDLLSGLTASDLSDEELVNIGFVLLGAGLDTTANMLALSAFALLTHPDQLAALRADPGIAEHAVEELLRYLGIIPFTVRTALEDVELHGERIKAGETVTVSVPEANRDPAQFVDPDTLDLLRSTAGHVAFGHGVHQCLGQQLARVELQVVLPALVTRFPELRLAAPAGDVAMRTDMLIYGVHELPVAWER; translated from the coding sequence ATGACGTCAGCACTGCCGACCACGCGCCCGGCCGACCGGCCGTTCGACCCGCCCGAGGGGCTGGCCGAACTGCGCGAGCGGTGCCCGCTGAGCCGGCTGAGCTACCCGGACGGGCATCTGGGATGGCTGGTGACCAGCCACGCCCTGGTGCGCGAGGTGCTGGCCGATCCGCGGTTCAGCATCCGGTCCGAGCTGCAGCACCTGCCGATTCCCGGCGCCCCCGGCAGCGACCAGCCCGCGCCGCCCGGATTGTTCAGCGCCATGGACCCGCCGCGGCACACCCGCTACCGCCGGCTGCTCACCGGCCAGTTCACCGTCCGCCGGATGCGCCGGCTCACCCGGCACATCGAAGACCTCACGGCCGAACACCTGGACGCGATGGAGGAACACGGCGACCCGGTGGACCTGGTGCGGGTACTGGCGCAGCCGATCCCCGCGCAGATGATCTGCGAGCTGCTCGGCGTGCCGCACGCGGACAGGGCCCGCTTCCAGGGGTATGCGCTGGACCTGTTCCGCCTGGACGCTTCACCGGAGCAGCGGGCGTCGGCCTACACGGCGATGCACGAGGCCATCGGCGAGCTGGTCGCGGCCAAGCGCGCCGAACCCGCCGACGACCTGCTCAGCGGCCTCACCGCCAGCGATCTCAGCGACGAGGAACTGGTCAACATCGGCTTCGTGCTGCTGGGCGCCGGCCTGGACACCACGGCCAACATGCTCGCGCTGAGCGCCTTCGCCCTGCTCACCCATCCCGATCAGCTCGCCGCGCTGCGCGCCGATCCCGGCATCGCCGAGCACGCGGTCGAGGAGCTGCTGCGCTACCTGGGCATCATCCCGTTCACGGTGCGCACCGCGCTGGAGGACGTCGAGCTGCACGGGGAGCGGATCAAGGCCGGTGAGACGGTCACCGTCTCGGTCCCCGAGGCCAACCGCGACCCCGCGCAGTTCGTCGATCCGGACACCCTCGACCTGCTCCGCTCGACCGCCGGGCACGTGGCCTTCGGGCACGGCGTCCACCAGTGCCTCGGCCAGCAGCTCGCGCGCGTGGAGCTGCAGGTGGTGCTTCCCGCGCTGGTCACCAGGTTCCCGGAGCTGCGCCTCGCGGCGCCTGCCGGGGACGTGGCCATGCGCACCGACATGCTCATCTACGGCGTGCACGAGCTGCCCGTCGCCTGGGAAAGGTAA
- a CDS encoding helix-turn-helix domain-containing protein has translation MPGGRLTQEERQRVAAGLAIGLSCAEIARRLGRPGSTISREVARNGGARRYRANQAQQATRWRARRRKPHPVAPVPAGTAGADPLLQRDFEHRFAEMMAGTGVPAMMARVLACLFTSDTGSVTAPELVARLRVSPASISKAVGWLEQRGLIGRERDGRQQRYLIEDHIGYQAWQTSLQSMALWVEFTSQGAELFGDSAPAGARMRATSRFFRHLVQDMNQAAEHWRQTVATRH, from the coding sequence ATGCCGGGAGGTCGGCTGACCCAGGAGGAGCGCCAGCGTGTCGCCGCCGGGCTGGCGATCGGGCTCAGCTGCGCCGAGATCGCCCGCCGGCTGGGGCGGCCGGGGTCGACCATCAGCCGCGAGGTCGCGCGCAACGGCGGAGCCCGCCGCTACCGGGCGAACCAGGCGCAGCAGGCGACCAGGTGGCGGGCCCGCCGCCGCAAGCCGCACCCGGTCGCACCGGTGCCCGCCGGCACCGCCGGGGCGGATCCGTTGCTACAGCGCGATTTCGAGCACAGGTTCGCCGAGATGATGGCCGGGACCGGGGTCCCCGCGATGATGGCAAGGGTGCTGGCCTGCCTGTTCACCAGCGACACCGGCAGCGTCACCGCCCCCGAACTCGTCGCCAGGCTGCGGGTCAGCCCGGCGTCCATCTCCAAGGCCGTCGGCTGGCTCGAGCAGCGCGGCCTGATCGGGCGCGAACGCGACGGACGGCAGCAGCGGTACCTGATCGAAGACCACATCGGTTACCAGGCATGGCAGACCAGCCTCCAGTCGATGGCCCTGTGGGTGGAGTTCACCAGTCAGGGAGCCGAGCTGTTCGGCGACTCCGCCCCGGCCGGGGCCCGGATGCGCGCCACGAGCCGGTTCTTCCGGCACCTCGTCCAGGACATGAACCAGGCGGCCGAGCACTGGCGGCAAACCGTCGCCACCCGGCACTGA